A window of the Bradyrhizobium ottawaense genome harbors these coding sequences:
- a CDS encoding cell division protein FtsQ/DivIB → MDGAGRLARSLRSLGPQADLKAAAIGAVVLLRERLGLRARTRPTIDRTPPNRLILWLERTLPNRTGVALTVLMLLGSAGLGIVKGGHLDALTATLSDTRNALANWAGFRITAVAINGRKQLSQDEVLAIGGVNGRSSLLFLDATTVRDKLKANPWIADATILKLYPGQLQIDIVERSAFALWQQDGRLSVISEDGAVLEPFVARRFVSLPLVVGKGADGKARDFLALLDRYPQVRSVTKAAIFVGERRWNLRLKDGLDIRLPENDVGNALAVLSKLDKDDKLFSRDITAVDMRLPDRLTVQLSEDAAKARDELFKDKKTKKKAGDA, encoded by the coding sequence ATGGATGGTGCAGGACGCCTCGCTCGATCGCTGAGATCGCTGGGGCCCCAAGCTGACCTGAAAGCCGCCGCCATCGGAGCGGTGGTGTTGCTGCGCGAGCGGTTGGGCCTTCGTGCCCGGACCCGACCCACGATCGATCGCACGCCGCCAAACCGGCTCATCCTGTGGCTGGAGCGCACCCTTCCGAACCGCACCGGCGTCGCCCTGACCGTACTGATGCTGCTCGGCAGCGCCGGCCTCGGGATCGTCAAGGGCGGCCATCTCGACGCACTGACGGCCACGCTCAGCGATACCCGCAATGCGCTGGCCAATTGGGCCGGGTTCCGCATCACCGCGGTTGCCATCAACGGCCGCAAGCAATTGAGCCAGGACGAGGTGCTCGCGATCGGCGGCGTCAACGGCCGTTCCTCGCTGCTGTTCCTCGATGCCACCACCGTGCGCGACAAGCTCAAGGCCAATCCGTGGATCGCCGACGCTACCATCCTGAAGCTCTATCCCGGCCAGCTCCAGATCGACATCGTCGAGCGGTCGGCGTTCGCGCTGTGGCAGCAGGACGGCCGCCTGTCCGTGATCTCCGAGGACGGCGCGGTGCTGGAACCGTTCGTGGCGCGCCGCTTCGTCTCGCTGCCGCTGGTGGTGGGCAAGGGCGCCGACGGCAAGGCGCGTGATTTCCTCGCGCTGCTGGACCGTTACCCGCAGGTCCGTTCGGTGACCAAGGCCGCGATCTTCGTCGGCGAACGGCGCTGGAATTTGCGGCTGAAAGACGGGCTCGACATTCGCCTGCCGGAAAACGACGTCGGCAACGCGCTGGCCGTCCTGAGCAAGCTCGACAAGGACGACAAACTGTTCTCGCGCGACATCACAGCCGTCGACATGCGCCTGCCTGATAGATTGACGGTGCAGCTGTCGGAAGACGCTGCCAAGGCCCGCGACGAACTGTTCAAGGACAAGAAGACCAAGAAAAAGGCCGGTGACGCATGA